Proteins found in one Megalobrama amblycephala isolate DHTTF-2021 linkage group LG5, ASM1881202v1, whole genome shotgun sequence genomic segment:
- the LOC125268150 gene encoding uncharacterized protein LOC125268150, whose translation MSGFDDYNTPICGSKGRGWGLLKVPQSLQFSVPDIQSKAHVLIDSHASNSDPLVCEGPSTSHESDASVVHQGVFSSTPFPNAQSTDVITAMTDVISKVGQQIADSIVTRLSPTHTVDTSSVCSPSKNVTTNGTASQMLDLLQSQLSISRNVKEPPSFRGEVSDTVDLSEWIDVMRDYIKRNDLKKEQQAEEILIHLRGKARDVVKFGIRNSDIDIVLNPDAIFSILRKHFEAAPCSPLPLADFYTTLPRPDEDAYEYWLRLNRAVDIAAERLKEQGKVLDCPGTEVTRMFIRHCPCKELAITFRSKTMDAWSVREVQDILNEYHSETSLVSAVSHAAPTKIPVNRAEVELSTAALASTSDVQQSKSLEASALES comes from the coding sequence ATGAGTGGTTTTGATGACTATAACACTCCAATCTGTGGAAGTAAAGGTAGAGGATGGGGTTTATTGAAAGTACCACAGTCATTACAGTTCAGTGTGCCCGATATCCAGAGTAAAGCGCATGTGCTCATAGACAGTCATGCTTCTAATTCAGATCCATTAGTTTGTGAGGGCCCATCCACAAGTCATGAATCAGATGCTTCAGTAGTACATCAAGGTGTGTTTTCTTCCACCCCATTCCCTAACGCACAGTCCACAGATGTAATCACTGCTATGACAGACGTAATCAGCAAAGTCGGTCAGCAAATTGCTGATAGCATAGTCACCAGACTCAGCCCAACACATACAGTTGACACAAGTTCAGTATGCAGTCCCTCCAAAAATGTGACGACAAATGGTACAGCTTCACAAATGCTGGACTTACTACAAAGCCAGTTGTCCATTTCCAGAAATGTGAAAGAACCACCTAGCTTCAGAGGTGAAGTTTCTGACACTGTTGACTTAAGTGAATGGATTGATGTCATGAGAGATTACATAAAACGTAATGATTTGAAAAAAGAACAACAAGCGGAggaaattttgattcatctgaGAGGCAAAGCAAGAGATGTGGTCAAGTTTGGCATAAGAAACAGTGACATTGACATTGTGCTTAACCCTGATGCTATCTTCAGTATTCTCAGGAAACACTTTGAGGCAGCTCCCTGCTCTCCTCTCCCGCTGGCTGACTTCTATACCACCCTACCCAGACCAGATGAGGACGCTTATGAGTACTGGCTCAGGTTAAACCGTGCAGTTGACATCGCCGCAGAACGTTTGAAAGAACAGGGTAAAGTTTTGGACTGTCCAGGTACAGAGGTAACCCGCATGTTCATCAGACACTGCCCATGTAAAGAGCTTGCCATCACTTTTCGATCTAAAACAATGGATGCATGGTCTGTGCGAGAAGttcaagatattttgaatgaatatCACTCCGAAACCAGTCTTGTATCTGCAGTGAGTCATGCTGCACCCACAAAAATTCCTGTGAACAGAGCTGAAGTGGAACTGTCGACAGCAGCACTTGCGTCTACTTCTGATGTCCAGCAGTCTAAATCTTTGGAAGCTTCTGCATTAGAGTCATGA